The proteins below are encoded in one region of Salipiger sp. H15:
- a CDS encoding ABC transporter substrate-binding protein, translating to MIKIFRRGLLAAALATTALSALPAFAQDHGTSIVIAQQIDAYSMDPAKHSAFPTANILFQVYDTLVTMGPDGELVGSLATSWSNPDPRTWRFTLREGVSFQNGEPFNAEAVKFTFDRALDPEFKAPYASRISAITSVEVVDPYTVDIKTAEPYPTMLFSLYEASFPTMIVPPKYAAEEGGALIAAHPIGTGPYRFVEWKKDEQVVLEANPDYWGEAPEIQTAVFRPIKETRTRIAELRSGGIDLAADIPPEDVEALDAGDTKIEVVPSDFLYFFVLDTTRETPLQNKLVRQAINHAIDVEAIQEALLGGLGQRIALTLPTNAFGYDDSWEPYAYDPDKARALLAEAGYPDGFTIKMMSRQGRFLKDAEIVQAAAGFLAEVGITAEIEFVEPGVWGQISEKKGREGIIFPGWSGRDPNLVWYPLLKSGLYQSYYSNPELDELLDAGAATLDSDERLEIYGKAAAIIKEEAPHVPMIQPPLIYAMDRALVWTPRGDGMIDLRGASFAN from the coding sequence ATGATCAAGATTTTTCGCCGTGGCCTGCTGGCCGCGGCCCTGGCAACGACTGCCCTGAGCGCACTCCCCGCTTTTGCGCAGGACCACGGCACCAGCATCGTGATCGCCCAGCAGATCGATGCGTATTCGATGGATCCCGCAAAGCACTCCGCATTTCCTACGGCCAACATCCTCTTCCAGGTCTATGACACGCTCGTGACCATGGGGCCGGATGGCGAGCTGGTCGGATCGCTTGCGACCTCCTGGAGCAATCCCGACCCGCGAACTTGGCGCTTCACGCTGCGCGAGGGGGTCAGCTTCCAGAACGGCGAGCCCTTCAACGCCGAGGCCGTCAAGTTCACCTTCGACCGAGCGCTCGACCCCGAGTTCAAGGCACCCTATGCCTCCCGCATCTCGGCCATCACGAGCGTCGAGGTCGTCGATCCCTATACCGTCGACATCAAGACCGCCGAGCCCTATCCGACAATGCTGTTCTCGCTCTACGAGGCGTCCTTTCCCACGATGATCGTGCCGCCGAAATACGCGGCGGAAGAAGGCGGAGCGCTGATCGCCGCGCATCCGATCGGCACCGGACCCTACCGCTTTGTCGAATGGAAGAAGGACGAGCAGGTCGTGCTCGAGGCGAACCCCGACTACTGGGGCGAGGCACCCGAGATCCAGACCGCCGTGTTCCGCCCGATCAAGGAGACGCGCACCCGCATCGCCGAGCTGCGAAGCGGCGGCATCGACCTTGCAGCGGACATCCCGCCCGAGGATGTCGAGGCGCTCGACGCCGGGGACACCAAGATCGAAGTCGTGCCCTCTGACTTCCTTTATTTCTTCGTGCTCGACACCACGCGCGAGACGCCGCTGCAGAACAAGCTCGTGCGTCAGGCGATCAACCACGCCATCGACGTCGAAGCCATCCAGGAGGCTCTGCTTGGCGGTCTTGGCCAGCGCATCGCGCTGACCCTGCCCACCAACGCCTTCGGCTACGACGACAGCTGGGAGCCCTATGCCTACGATCCCGACAAGGCCCGCGCGCTTCTGGCAGAGGCCGGCTACCCGGACGGGTTCACCATCAAGATGATGTCTCGGCAGGGGCGCTTCCTCAAGGACGCCGAGATCGTGCAGGCCGCCGCGGGCTTCCTCGCCGAAGTTGGCATCACCGCCGAGATCGAGTTCGTCGAGCCGGGTGTCTGGGGCCAGATCTCCGAGAAGAAAGGCCGCGAGGGCATCATCTTCCCGGGCTGGAGCGGCCGCGATCCGAACCTCGTGTGGTATCCGCTGCTGAAATCGGGCCTCTACCAGAGCTACTACAGCAACCCCGAACTCGATGAACTGCTGGATGCGGGCGCCGCGACGCTCGACTCCGACGAGCGGCTCGAGATTTACGGGAAGGCCGCCGCGATCATCAAGGAAGAGGCGCCCCACGTGCCGATGATCCAGCCGCCGCTGATCTATGCCATGGACCGCGCGCTTGTCTGGACCCCGCGTGGGGACGGCATGATCGACCTGCGGGGCGCCAGCTTCGCGAACTGA
- a CDS encoding ABC transporter permease — MDQRRAAGPPSLKLPAGFPTDMLTHIAIRILYACAVVLGVSVAVFFLVRIGGDPTTLFLPPEASLEEIARFRTLMGFDQPLHVQYADFLMRAVQGDFGNSMRYDQPAMQLVLERVPATLALSGAALLLSIVISIPLAILAATNRGSVIDRASLLVSLIGQSFPAFWLAIMLILLFSENLRWLPPSGRGGIEHLVMPAIVLATYSTAIITRLLRSSMIEALQSDYVRTARGKGVSEARIVFRHALRNAAIPTLTVIGLQVGALLGGAVITEEVFAYPGIGRLAIQAIATRDFAVVQAFVLLIAVTIVVINLLVDLSYGLLDPRLRTK; from the coding sequence GTGGACCAGCGCCGCGCGGCCGGCCCCCCCTCACTGAAACTGCCCGCCGGATTTCCCACCGACATGCTCACCCACATTGCCATCCGGATCCTCTACGCCTGCGCCGTCGTTCTCGGCGTCTCGGTAGCGGTGTTCTTCCTGGTCAGGATCGGCGGAGATCCGACCACCCTCTTCCTTCCGCCCGAGGCGAGCCTCGAAGAGATCGCCCGCTTTCGCACCCTGATGGGCTTCGACCAACCGCTGCACGTGCAATATGCAGACTTCCTCATGCGCGCGGTGCAGGGTGATTTCGGCAACTCCATGCGCTATGACCAGCCCGCCATGCAGCTCGTCCTGGAGCGCGTGCCCGCGACGCTGGCGCTTTCGGGGGCCGCGCTTCTGCTGTCGATCGTCATCTCGATCCCGCTCGCCATCCTTGCCGCCACCAACCGCGGCTCGGTGATCGACCGCGCCAGCCTTCTGGTCTCGTTGATCGGGCAGAGCTTTCCGGCGTTCTGGCTGGCAATCATGCTGATCCTGCTGTTCTCGGAAAACCTGCGGTGGCTGCCGCCATCAGGACGGGGCGGGATCGAACATCTGGTGATGCCTGCCATCGTGCTGGCAACCTACTCGACGGCGATCATCACGCGGCTTCTTCGCTCGTCGATGATCGAGGCCCTGCAGTCGGATTACGTGCGCACCGCCAGAGGCAAGGGCGTCAGCGAGGCGCGGATCGTGTTCCGGCATGCGCTTCGCAACGCCGCGATCCCGACGCTGACTGTCATCGGCCTGCAGGTCGGCGCGCTGCTTGGCGGGGCGGTGATTACCGAGGAAGTCTTTGCCTATCCCGGCATCGGACGTCTTGCAATCCAGGCCATCGCGACCCGCGATTTCGCCGTGGTGCAGGCCTTCGTGCTGCTCATCGCGGTGACGATTGTCGTCATCAACCTGCTCGTGGACCTCTCCTACGGTCTGCTCGACCCGAGGCTGCGGACCAAATGA
- a CDS encoding ABC transporter permease: MILALRRFLESRLAGLGLLLLVAIILCALFAAVLAPYDPQAQNILMRLKPPMWEGRDGLHLLGTDALGRDILSRLLYGARISLLVGAASVVIAGLLGVAMGLLAGYEPRIAGRVLMAVTDVQLAIPFLVLALAVAAVVGSSLFNIIVILGLTNWVQYTRVVRAEALALREREFVQAAQTLGLGATRILLRHLLPNVMSTVIVISSLLVAKMILFESSLSFLGLGVPNSTPTWGTMIADGRDYISHAWWVATFPGIAIFVTVIAINLVGDRLRDMLDPRLRQMEG, translated from the coding sequence ATGATCCTCGCACTCCGACGTTTCCTCGAAAGCCGCCTCGCCGGGCTCGGCCTGCTGCTGCTGGTGGCGATCATCCTCTGCGCCCTCTTCGCGGCGGTTCTGGCCCCCTACGACCCCCAGGCGCAGAATATCCTCATGCGCCTCAAGCCCCCCATGTGGGAGGGTCGCGACGGGCTGCACCTTCTGGGCACCGACGCGCTTGGCCGCGACATCCTGAGCCGCCTTCTCTACGGCGCCCGGATCTCTCTGCTCGTCGGGGCCGCTTCGGTGGTCATCGCGGGGCTTCTGGGCGTGGCGATGGGACTGCTTGCGGGGTACGAGCCGCGCATTGCCGGGCGCGTCCTCATGGCCGTGACCGATGTGCAACTCGCCATCCCGTTCCTCGTGCTGGCGCTGGCGGTGGCCGCTGTCGTGGGCTCGAGCCTCTTCAACATCATCGTCATTCTCGGGCTGACCAACTGGGTCCAGTACACCCGCGTCGTCCGGGCCGAGGCGCTGGCACTGCGCGAGCGCGAATTCGTGCAGGCTGCGCAGACGCTGGGCCTTGGCGCGACGCGGATCCTGCTGCGCCACCTGCTGCCCAACGTCATGTCCACTGTCATCGTGATCTCCAGCCTGCTGGTTGCCAAGATGATCCTCTTTGAATCCTCGCTGAGCTTCCTCGGCCTCGGCGTGCCGAATTCGACCCCGACCTGGGGCACGATGATTGCCGATGGGCGCGACTACATCTCCCATGCCTGGTGGGTCGCCACCTTCCCCGGGATTGCCATCTTCGTGACCGTTATCGCCATCAACCTCGTGGGCGACCGGCTGCGCGACATGCTCGATCCGCGCCTGCGGCAGATGGAGGGCTGA
- a CDS encoding MBL fold metallo-hydrolase, with protein MAGYEILLSGFPGSISRGYLGWSTVSLLHTPEGPVLFDTGAHNDRPGLMAALRERGLDPEEIAAILPSHLHFDHIANAECFPNARLLLHEDLLDAFERYGPQDPAMPIFLVRQMLGAMPVAMLRDEPELWPGVRILRTPGHCEGHISLLLDRGEARTVLAQDAVKHRGELASGVSDMARDPVAARASIRRIRDLAEVVVPGHDVPLRVAKDELEPLAPLRSSVTCTINGSSMELTL; from the coding sequence ATGGCCGGATACGAGATTCTGCTGAGCGGCTTTCCCGGGTCCATCTCGCGCGGTTACCTTGGCTGGAGCACGGTAAGCCTGCTGCATACGCCCGAGGGGCCGGTGCTGTTCGACACCGGCGCCCACAACGATCGCCCTGGGCTCATGGCCGCGCTCCGGGAGCGCGGGCTCGATCCCGAGGAAATCGCGGCGATCCTGCCGTCGCACCTGCATTTCGATCACATCGCGAATGCCGAGTGCTTCCCTAACGCGCGGCTCCTGTTGCACGAAGATCTTCTCGATGCATTCGAGCGCTACGGGCCGCAGGACCCTGCCATGCCGATCTTCCTTGTCCGGCAGATGCTGGGCGCGATGCCCGTTGCCATGCTGAGAGACGAGCCCGAGCTCTGGCCCGGCGTCCGAATTCTTCGCACGCCGGGCCATTGCGAGGGGCACATCTCGCTGCTGCTCGACCGCGGCGAGGCGCGCACCGTGCTGGCGCAGGATGCGGTCAAGCATCGGGGCGAGCTGGCAAGCGGCGTGTCCGACATGGCGCGCGATCCCGTTGCCGCGCGCGCGAGCATCCGACGCATCCGTGACCTTGCTGAGGTCGTTGTCCCCGGCCACGACGTCCCGCTGCGTGTTGCGAAAGACGAGCTCGAGCCGCTGGCGCCGCTGCGGTCCAGCGTCACCTGCACGATCAACGGCAGCAGCATGGAGCTCACCTTATGA
- a CDS encoding amidohydrolase, which produces MKRVLLENAAILTGAAGPFFTDGALLIEGSKIAWVGDAAKLPESLPRPTERQDLGGRVVIPGLVNTHAHGGLSAQRGCCDDGDLFEWAGALAPHTSHLTVSDNRQSCRLAILEMVRNGITTACDCTRYGAGVFADEAAAIGMRSLSGALANSPEYRRTGRPNWPLARIETEEAMTRHAGDARVRFYLGAHSPYSCTPELVTEVKRAADALGLPFVIHLAENRRETEITMERYGVSPTQWLHDLGALDAGAILAHCVWISERDLDVLAGSGAGVAHNPTSNAKLASGVAPVPAFLERGIPVGLGTDSSLSNNALDLFQEMKLSVLLQRATRLDGFAMNAEQAFAMATSGGARVLGWGADIGTLAPGMEADLVVLDLHHPLGLTQDRVVSDLVYHARPSQVRAVIVAGDPIYENGRFARVDSEALLAEARAHFSLSERNQP; this is translated from the coding sequence ATGAAGCGCGTCCTGCTGGAGAACGCGGCAATCCTGACCGGTGCCGCAGGGCCCTTCTTCACCGACGGGGCATTGCTGATCGAAGGGTCGAAAATCGCCTGGGTCGGTGATGCGGCGAAGCTGCCCGAGAGCCTGCCCCGCCCGACCGAGCGGCAGGATCTCGGGGGCCGGGTGGTGATCCCCGGGCTGGTCAACACGCATGCGCATGGTGGCCTGTCTGCGCAACGCGGATGCTGCGACGACGGCGATCTCTTCGAATGGGCGGGCGCGCTTGCCCCGCACACGTCGCACCTCACGGTTTCCGACAACCGACAGTCTTGCCGGCTCGCGATCCTCGAAATGGTCCGCAACGGCATTACGACCGCCTGTGACTGCACGCGCTACGGGGCAGGGGTGTTTGCCGACGAGGCCGCGGCCATCGGGATGCGCTCGCTCAGCGGGGCACTCGCGAACTCGCCGGAATACCGGCGCACGGGCCGGCCCAACTGGCCGCTCGCCCGGATCGAGACCGAAGAGGCGATGACACGGCACGCGGGAGATGCGCGGGTGCGGTTCTACCTCGGAGCGCACTCGCCCTATTCCTGCACGCCGGAGCTCGTGACCGAGGTCAAGCGTGCCGCAGATGCGCTCGGGCTGCCTTTCGTCATCCATCTCGCGGAAAACCGGCGCGAGACCGAGATCACCATGGAACGCTACGGCGTGTCGCCCACGCAATGGCTGCACGATCTCGGCGCGCTCGACGCGGGCGCGATCCTTGCCCATTGCGTGTGGATTTCCGAGCGCGACCTTGATGTGCTCGCCGGATCCGGCGCCGGCGTCGCGCACAACCCGACCAGCAATGCCAAGCTCGCCTCCGGCGTGGCCCCGGTGCCAGCCTTTCTCGAGCGCGGTATCCCGGTCGGGCTGGGGACCGACAGCAGCCTCTCCAACAACGCCCTGGACCTCTTCCAGGAAATGAAGCTCTCGGTCCTGCTGCAGCGAGCGACGCGGCTCGACGGTTTCGCCATGAACGCCGAGCAGGCCTTTGCCATGGCCACCTCGGGCGGCGCGCGCGTCCTGGGGTGGGGTGCCGACATAGGCACCCTCGCGCCGGGCATGGAGGCTGACCTCGTGGTGCTCGACCTGCACCACCCGCTCGGACTCACGCAGGATCGTGTGGTCTCGGATCTCGTCTACCACGCGCGGCCTTCGCAGGTGCGCGCGGTCATCGTGGCAGGCGATCCGATTTACGAAAACGGCCGCTTTGCCAGGGTCGACAGCGAAGCGCTTCTTGCCGAGGCGCGTGCTCATTTCTCACTCTCCGAAAGGAACCAGCCATGA
- a CDS encoding MTAP family purine nucleoside phosphorylase — MTDAPIGLITSAASENLLHDRRSHIVPTPFGAAEVLTGTIGGREAAVLLRYGPNLKIPSHKINFRANIWALRELGVESIISQNAIGSVNAAIRPGDIVVPDDFLDKTKARPQSLFDEADCWVRVDFTEPFCPHLRAELIAAATALSDRVIQRGVFVCTEGPRFETPAEIRQYQREGGDIVGTPLVPEVIFAREAELCFASIAPVINFGAGMAPAVVHFGPGSMNEQYYTGGLHDLVEETILAAVRSHDPRRNCSCASALNGGFHGDAPEWLKRRAPTDA, encoded by the coding sequence ATGACTGACGCCCCCATCGGCCTGATCACGAGCGCCGCGTCCGAAAACCTTCTGCATGATCGGCGATCCCACATCGTGCCAACCCCCTTCGGGGCCGCGGAGGTGCTGACCGGAACGATCGGTGGCCGCGAGGCCGCGGTGCTCTTGCGCTATGGGCCCAATCTCAAGATCCCCAGCCACAAGATCAACTTCCGCGCAAACATCTGGGCGCTGCGCGAGCTCGGGGTAGAAAGCATCATCTCGCAGAACGCGATCGGGTCGGTGAACGCGGCGATCCGGCCGGGGGATATCGTGGTCCCCGATGATTTCCTCGACAAGACCAAGGCCCGCCCCCAGTCGCTTTTCGACGAAGCGGATTGCTGGGTCCGGGTGGACTTCACCGAGCCCTTCTGCCCGCATCTTCGGGCCGAGCTCATCGCGGCCGCGACGGCGCTGTCGGATCGGGTGATCCAGCGCGGCGTCTTCGTTTGCACCGAGGGCCCGCGCTTCGAGACCCCCGCCGAGATCCGCCAGTACCAGCGCGAAGGAGGAGATATCGTCGGCACGCCGCTTGTGCCGGAGGTGATCTTTGCGCGGGAGGCCGAGCTCTGCTTCGCCTCGATCGCGCCGGTGATCAACTTCGGTGCCGGCATGGCTCCTGCCGTGGTGCATTTCGGACCCGGCAGCATGAACGAGCAGTACTACACCGGCGGCCTGCACGATCTGGTCGAGGAAACCATCCTTGCCGCCGTGCGCAGCCACGACCCCCGGCGCAATTGCTCCTGCGCAAGCGCGTTGAACGGCGGATTTCATGGCGATGCGCCCGAGTGGCTCAAGCGCAGGGCGCCGACGGATGCGTGA
- a CDS encoding LLM class flavin-dependent oxidoreductase gives MEEIRGMHLGLSMRRLGYHIAAWRHPDVQADGQEDLAFFVESARLAEAAKFDFVFLADGLAVRADDTPPGSLATSHENVEFEPTTLLAALAPQTSHIGLIATASTTYNEPFHIARRFASLDHISGGRAGWNIVTSWSEQEAWNFNRAEHLDRETRYERAAEFVDVVAGLWESWEAGAFLRDKDSGRFYDEDKLHVLNHRGQHFSVRGPLTCSRTPQGRPVVVHAGASPAGIEIAARHADLVYTNDYDIEVARDFRARLRKRTAEMGRDPDSIKVMVGVQPVIGATRAAAEAQLAELQALVHPLAAMAGLINLIGDLDELDLDAPFPESFALSPRSTSNAQKALQLGRSEGLTPRELSMRLAGRAGLRQIVGTAEDVADDLERWFQGGACDGFNLCPTHSHTAIRQFTERVVPILQDRGLFRKDYTGKTLREHLGAAAPSVIERPSAYATAVN, from the coding sequence ATGGAGGAAATCAGAGGGATGCACCTCGGCCTTTCGATGAGGCGACTGGGATATCACATTGCAGCCTGGAGACACCCCGACGTGCAGGCCGATGGGCAGGAAGACCTTGCTTTCTTCGTCGAAAGCGCACGGCTGGCGGAGGCTGCGAAGTTCGACTTCGTTTTCCTCGCCGACGGCCTAGCCGTCCGTGCCGACGACACGCCGCCGGGCTCGCTTGCGACCTCGCACGAGAACGTCGAGTTCGAGCCGACGACACTGCTTGCCGCGCTTGCGCCGCAGACCTCGCATATCGGCCTGATCGCGACCGCCTCCACGACCTACAACGAGCCATTCCATATCGCGCGCCGCTTTGCCTCGCTCGATCACATCAGCGGCGGTCGTGCGGGCTGGAACATCGTGACATCGTGGTCCGAGCAGGAGGCTTGGAACTTCAATCGAGCCGAGCACCTCGACCGCGAGACCCGCTACGAGCGAGCCGCCGAATTCGTGGACGTGGTCGCAGGTCTCTGGGAAAGCTGGGAAGCGGGCGCCTTCCTGCGCGACAAGGACAGCGGGCGGTTCTACGACGAGGACAAGCTTCACGTTCTCAACCACAGGGGGCAGCACTTCAGCGTCCGTGGCCCGCTCACCTGCTCCCGTACGCCACAGGGGCGTCCGGTTGTGGTCCATGCCGGCGCCTCTCCTGCGGGGATCGAGATCGCCGCGCGCCACGCGGATCTGGTCTACACCAACGACTACGACATCGAAGTCGCCCGCGATTTCCGGGCGCGCCTGCGGAAGCGCACCGCCGAGATGGGCCGGGACCCTGACAGCATCAAGGTGATGGTCGGTGTGCAGCCCGTGATCGGCGCCACCCGCGCCGCGGCCGAGGCGCAGCTCGCCGAGCTTCAGGCGCTTGTGCATCCGCTTGCGGCGATGGCGGGGCTCATCAACCTGATAGGCGATCTCGATGAGCTCGATCTCGACGCGCCGTTCCCGGAGAGCTTCGCGCTCTCCCCCCGGTCCACGTCCAACGCCCAGAAAGCACTGCAACTCGGCCGCTCGGAAGGTCTCACGCCGCGCGAGCTGTCCATGCGGCTCGCAGGCAGGGCCGGTCTGCGCCAGATTGTCGGGACCGCCGAGGATGTGGCCGACGATCTCGAGAGGTGGTTCCAAGGCGGTGCCTGCGACGGTTTCAACCTGTGTCCAACCCACTCCCATACAGCGATCCGCCAGTTCACCGAGCGGGTTGTGCCGATCCTTCAGGACCGAGGGCTGTTCCGGAAGGACTACACGGGCAAGACGCTGCGCGAGCATCTGGGCGCCGCGGCGCCAAGTGTCATCGAAAGACCGAGCGCCTACGCCACCGCGGTCAATTGA
- a CDS encoding ABC transporter permease: MLVTLFGLLILTFVIGRIMPTDPVRAIVGEDATREVYETVYRQLGLDRPMWEQFFVYLRDVASFNFGTSIRTGQPVLQDIVHVLPATIELATFAILFGAGVGIPLGVLAAVKKDRWQDQLIRIFSLMGHSMPIFWTGMIGLLIFYAALGWVGGSGRMSQFYIGLVPERSNFLLIDSAMAGEWDVFRSALNHIVLPASLLGYSSSAYITRMTRSFMLDQLGQEYVTTARVKGLSRRQTIWRHAFGNIRVQLVTIVALAYGALLEGAVLIETVFAWPGFGQYLTSNLLIGDMNAVMTCVLIVGVIFIALNILSDLLYRIFDPRTR, encoded by the coding sequence ATCCTCGTCACGCTTTTCGGCCTGCTGATCCTGACCTTCGTGATCGGGCGCATCATGCCCACCGACCCGGTCCGCGCCATCGTCGGCGAGGACGCGACCCGCGAGGTCTACGAGACTGTCTACCGCCAGCTCGGGCTCGACCGGCCGATGTGGGAGCAGTTCTTCGTCTACCTGCGCGACGTGGCCAGCTTCAATTTCGGCACCTCGATCCGCACCGGCCAGCCGGTGCTTCAGGACATCGTTCACGTGTTGCCCGCGACCATCGAGCTGGCGACCTTTGCCATTCTCTTCGGCGCCGGGGTCGGCATCCCGCTCGGCGTGCTCGCGGCGGTCAAGAAGGACCGCTGGCAGGACCAGCTGATCCGGATTTTCAGCCTGATGGGCCACTCGATGCCGATCTTCTGGACCGGGATGATCGGGCTGCTGATCTTCTACGCCGCGCTCGGCTGGGTCGGCGGTTCGGGGCGGATGAGCCAGTTCTACATCGGCCTCGTGCCCGAGCGCAGCAACTTCCTGCTGATCGACAGCGCCATGGCCGGCGAGTGGGACGTGTTCCGGTCGGCGCTCAACCACATCGTGCTGCCCGCCTCGCTGCTCGGCTATTCCTCCTCGGCCTACATCACCCGGATGACCCGCAGCTTCATGCTCGACCAGCTCGGGCAGGAATACGTGACCACCGCGCGGGTCAAGGGGCTGAGCCGCCGCCAGACCATCTGGCGCCATGCCTTCGGCAACATCCGCGTGCAGCTCGTCACCATCGTGGCGCTGGCCTATGGCGCGCTGCTCGAGGGGGCGGTGCTGATCGAGACGGTCTTCGCCTGGCCCGGCTTCGGCCAGTACCTGACCTCCAACCTGCTGATCGGCGACATGAACGCGGTGATGACCTGCGTGCTGATCGTCGGCGTGATCTTCATCGCGCTGAACATCCTGTCCGACCTGCTCTACCGCATCTTCGACCCGAGGACCCGATGA
- a CDS encoding ABC transporter permease encodes MTMSETTPAAETRRRMPQSLIAAGNILRFLAKTPTSAFGLIVLAVLILTALFAPLIATHDPYLQDLTNTLAPPDAAHLFGTDELGRDIFSRLVHGSRITLTIIFLVTIVVGPLGLLVGTVAGYFGGKTDVVLMRVTDIFLSFPSLILSLAFVAALGPSLNNAIIAISLTAWPPIARLARAETMTFRNADYISAARLQGASPARIIWKSIVPMCLPSVLIRLTLNMATVILTAAGLGFLGLGAQPPMPEWGAMIATGRRYMIDSWWLVTFPGLAILSVSLAFNLLGDGLRDALDPKQMMKR; translated from the coding sequence ATGACCATGTCCGAGACCACTCCCGCGGCCGAGACGCGCCGCCGGATGCCGCAATCGCTGATCGCCGCCGGGAACATCCTGCGCTTCCTCGCGAAGACGCCGACCTCGGCCTTCGGCCTCATTGTGCTGGCGGTGCTGATCCTGACCGCGCTCTTTGCGCCGCTCATCGCCACGCATGATCCCTACCTGCAGGACCTCACGAACACGCTGGCGCCGCCCGACGCGGCGCATCTCTTCGGCACCGACGAGCTGGGGCGGGACATCTTCTCGCGCCTGGTTCACGGCTCGCGCATCACCCTGACGATCATCTTCCTCGTGACGATCGTCGTCGGCCCGCTGGGGCTGCTGGTGGGCACGGTGGCGGGCTATTTCGGCGGCAAGACCGACGTGGTGCTGATGCGGGTGACCGACATCTTCCTGTCCTTCCCGTCGCTGATCCTGTCGCTGGCCTTCGTCGCGGCGCTGGGGCCGAGCCTCAACAACGCGATCATCGCCATCTCCCTCACCGCCTGGCCGCCGATCGCGCGGCTGGCGCGGGCCGAGACGATGACCTTCCGCAACGCCGACTACATCTCGGCGGCGCGGCTGCAGGGGGCGAGCCCGGCGCGGATCATCTGGAAGAGCATCGTGCCCATGTGCCTGCCCTCGGTGCTGATCCGCCTGACGCTGAACATGGCCACGGTGATCCTGACGGCGGCGGGACTCGGCTTTCTCGGGCTCGGGGCGCAGCCGCCGATGCCGGAATGGGGCGCGATGATCGCCACGGGGCGGCGCTACATGATCGACAGCTGGTGGCTGGTGACCTTCCCGGGCCTCGCGATCCTGTCGGTGAGCCTCGCCTTCAACCTGCTGGGCGACGGGCTGCGCGACGCGCTCGACCCCAAACAGATGATGAAGCGGTGA
- a CDS encoding ABC transporter ATP-binding protein, giving the protein MTSDPILDIRNLSLRYPGAVEPAVRGVSFALGRERLGIVGESGSGKSTVGRAILQLLPDAEMSADTMRFREVDLLRASEAQMLKLRGARMSMILQDPKYSLNPIRRCGDQVAEAYRTHVRCSKRAARDKAVEMLAAVQIRDPERVYDLYPHEVSGGMGQRIMIAMMLLTGPELVIADEPTSALDVTVRLLVLKILDDLVKERGIGLIMISHDLNLVRNFCDRVLIMYAGRVVETLDARDLDRASHPYTRGLLAAQPRIGGARAPLPVLQRDPSWTMEAPA; this is encoded by the coding sequence ATGACCAGCGATCCCATCCTCGACATTCGCAACCTCTCGCTGCGCTATCCCGGCGCGGTGGAGCCGGCGGTGCGCGGCGTCAGCTTCGCCCTCGGGCGCGAGCGGCTCGGCATCGTCGGCGAGAGCGGCTCGGGCAAGTCCACCGTCGGCCGCGCGATCCTGCAACTGCTGCCCGACGCCGAGATGTCCGCCGACACGATGCGCTTCCGCGAGGTCGACCTGCTGCGCGCCTCCGAGGCGCAGATGCTGAAGCTGCGCGGCGCGCGCATGTCGATGATCCTGCAGGACCCCAAGTACTCGCTCAATCCGATCCGCCGCTGCGGCGACCAGGTGGCCGAGGCCTACCGCACCCACGTGCGCTGCTCGAAACGCGCGGCGCGCGACAAGGCGGTGGAGATGCTGGCGGCGGTGCAGATCCGCGACCCCGAGCGGGTCTATGACCTCTATCCGCACGAGGTGTCGGGCGGCATGGGCCAGCGCATCATGATCGCGATGATGCTGCTCACCGGGCCCGAGCTGGTGATCGCCGACGAGCCGACCTCGGCGCTCGACGTCACGGTGCGGCTGCTGGTGCTGAAGATCCTCGACGACCTGGTGAAGGAACGCGGCATCGGGCTGATCATGATCAGCCACGATCTCAACCTCGTGCGCAATTTCTGCGACCGGGTGCTGATCATGTACGCGGGCCGGGTGGTCGAGACGCTGGACGCGCGCGACCTCGACCGTGCCAGCCATCCCTACACGCGCGGGCTGCTGGCCGCGCAGCCGCGCATCGGCGGCGCGCGCGCGCCGCTGCCGGTGCTGCAGCGCGACCCGTCCTGGACCATGGAGGCCCCCGCATGA